In Lepisosteus oculatus isolate fLepOcu1 chromosome 15, fLepOcu1.hap2, whole genome shotgun sequence, one genomic interval encodes:
- the LOC107079448 gene encoding cystatin-like produces the protein MVKDLLCSPFFSFPRSLLRIVIDLLTLLPALSAPAGALHDADPDSPEVRDSAAFALYSFNFFNKDPYLYKITTFESVKEKDVGGGEYIMDVLLQKTQCRKKEDTDPQSCLLMTNPQDTKALLCHFVVLNAPWKQERVLIESQCHPRQQGQ, from the exons ATGGTGAAGGATCTGTTATG TTCTCCCTTTTTCTCATTTCCCCGCTCCCTATTGCGGATTGTCATCGACCTTCTAA CTCTGCTCCCTGCGCTGTCAGCACCTGCAGGAGCTCTGCACGATGCTGATCCTGACAGCCCAGAGGTCCGTGACTCTGCTGCCTTTGCCCTGTACTCATTCAACTTCTTCAACAAGGACCCCTACCTCTACAAAATAACCACGTTTGAGTCCGTGAAAGAGAAG GATGTTGGTGGGGGAGAGTACATAATGGATGTGCTGCTGCAAAAAACCCAGTGCAGGAAAAAAGAGGATACTGACCCTCAGTCCTGCCTACTTATGACAAACCCACAAGACACAAAG GCCCTCCTGTGTCATTTTGTGGTCTTGAATGCTCCCTGGAAGCAGGAGAGAGTGCTGATTGAAAGTCAGTGCCACCCGAGACAACAGGGACAGTGA
- the LOC107079444 gene encoding cystatin-like — protein sequence MTSQWQLFCVLLSSALLIMSSAPAAALEDADPNNPEVQDSAAFALESFNYFNKDPYLYKITTFESVKQMAVGGMRYEMDVLVKRSQCKKGEETGMDSCEFFTSPEDAKVFRCHFVVLNVPWKNQKVLIKSECTPVQK from the exons ATGACAAGCCAGTGGCAACTCTTCTGTGTTCTCCTCTCCTCAGCTCTCCTAATCATGTCGTCAGCACCTGCAGCAGCTCTAGAAGATGCTGATCCCAACAACCCAGAAGTCCAAGACTCTGCTGCCTTTGCCCTGGAATCATTTAATTACTTCAACAAGGACCCCTACCTCTACAAAATAACCACTTTCGAGTCCGTGAAACAGATG GCTGTGGGTGGAATGCGGTATGAGATGGATGTCCTGGTGAAGAGATCACAGTGTAAAAAAGGGGAGGAAACAGGCATGGACTCATGCGAATTCTTCACCTCACCTGAAGATGCTAAG GTGTTCAGGTGTCATTTTGTGGTCTTGAATGTCCCCTGGAAGAATCAGAAGGTGCTGATTAAGAGTGAATGCACCCCTGTGCAGAAGTGA